From the Clavibacter phaseoli genome, one window contains:
- the rplJ gene encoding 50S ribosomal protein L10 — protein sequence MANKEASVAELAEKFRSSNAVLLTEYRGLTVAQLKQLRKSISADATYAVVKNTLTKIAANQAGISSFDDELVGPSAIAFVHGDTVAVAKALRTFTKANPLLVVKGGYFDGNPLTADEVNKLADLESREVLLGKLAGAFKASLFGAAYLFNAPLSQAVRTVEALREKQESAQ from the coding sequence ATGGCGAACAAGGAAGCCTCGGTCGCCGAGCTCGCGGAGAAGTTCCGCAGCTCGAACGCCGTACTGCTCACCGAGTACCGCGGTCTCACCGTTGCCCAGCTCAAGCAGCTGCGGAAGAGCATCAGTGCAGACGCGACCTACGCCGTGGTGAAGAACACGCTGACCAAGATCGCGGCGAACCAGGCGGGGATCTCGTCGTTCGACGACGAGCTCGTCGGCCCGTCCGCGATCGCGTTCGTGCACGGCGACACCGTCGCCGTCGCGAAGGCGCTGCGCACCTTCACCAAGGCCAACCCTCTTCTCGTCGTGAAGGGCGGTTACTTCGACGGCAACCCCCTGACGGCGGACGAGGTGAACAAGCTCGCCGACCTCGAGTCGCGGGAGGTGCTGCTGGGCAAGCTCGCCGGCGCCTTCAAGGCCTCGCTCTTCGGCGCGGCGTACCTGTTCAACGCACCGCTCTCGCAGGCCGTACGCACCGTCGAGGCGCTGCGCGAGAAGCAGGAATCGGCTCAGTAG
- the rplL gene encoding 50S ribosomal protein L7/L12: MAKLSNDELIEAFKELTLIELSDFVKKFEEVFEVTAAAPVAAAAAPGSAAPAEEVEEKTSFDVILEAAGDKKIQVIKEVRALTSLGLGEAKALVDGAPKAVLEGANKEAADKAKAQLEAAGATVTVK; encoded by the coding sequence ATGGCAAAGCTCTCTAACGACGAGCTCATCGAGGCCTTCAAGGAGCTCACGCTCATCGAGCTCAGCGACTTCGTCAAGAAGTTCGAGGAGGTCTTCGAGGTCACCGCCGCGGCGCCCGTCGCCGCTGCCGCCGCCCCCGGCTCGGCCGCCCCCGCGGAGGAGGTCGAGGAGAAGACGTCCTTCGACGTCATCCTCGAGGCCGCCGGCGACAAGAAGATCCAGGTCATCAAGGAGGTGCGCGCCCTCACGAGCCTCGGTCTCGGTGAGGCGAAGGCCCTCGTCGACGGAGCCCCCAAGGCCGTCCTGGAGGGCGCCAACAAGGAGGCCGCCGACAAGGCGAAGGCCCAGCTCGAGGCCGCGGGCGCGACGGTCACCGTCAAGTAG